The following coding sequences are from one Mytilus trossulus isolate FHL-02 chromosome 8, PNRI_Mtr1.1.1.hap1, whole genome shotgun sequence window:
- the LOC134727819 gene encoding protein SpAN-like: protein MYFSHAILLVHCIVLAGAAHLKKEEIAETIDELDNNDGRQIRKINQHRQLQDKDESYIRNYNAFRVKRQLKKNLRTLDNKKGIDEGYKLDNITDLDPNSYLAFLLNGMSIDDHGKVHQPIGRHNKNTTRAIADNLDHHKNSRSDPSKRNFEPNWFSLWPGGIVPYVIHSIFSVSERIRIDKAIADFNEKTCVRWIPYDSSIHTHYAIFRDEGRDGGCAAHVGQIPETPNEIDLQRDGCLDHGTILHEMLHCVGAVHEMSRHDRDNYMTVVMENIEEGQDTNFELSYTKDISPFDPASDLMYGIYSFSTNGDKIIKFHDWRQEFLAGTGTGFSFYDIADVTDAYGCTDWCDSPPTCQHGGFVDKNCSCACPPDLTGTVCQQLKQSNFNCGGTVNISGGKTYFLTSPNYPSNYDLDVQCVWLIQGDPGNHIRATVTDMDISNNDNACYHWIEMVYDLLANKGPMRCGTTNHEVWDTSFDGEMNTMIIKFDSLKGGDKAASRGFNITLESIGTGCEDYPCIHGSCFSPLNSNNFTCTCTQGFIGTHCDVPSGLK from the exons ATGTATTTCAGTCACGCTATTCTTCTGGTTCATTGTATAGTGCTGGCTGGAGCTGCCCATTTAAAGAAAG aaGAAATAGCAGAAACCATTGATGAACTGGATAACAATGACGGAAGACAAATACGCAAG ataaatcaaCACAGGCAATTACAGGACAAGGACGAAAGCTATATCCGCAATTATAATGCCTTTCGAGTCAAAAGACAGCTTAAGAAAAACCTACGGACACTTGATAATAAAAAGGGTATCGATGAGGGGTACAAACTTGATAATATAACG gatcttgatcctAATTCGTATTTGGCGTTTTTATTGAATGGAATGAGTATTGATGACCACGGAAAAGTACACCAG ccCATTGGACGTCATAACAAGAATACAACGAGAGCCATTGCAGACAACTTAGATCACCATAAAAACTCTCGTTCT GATCCATCTAAGAGAAATTTTGAACCAAATTGGTTTAGTTTGTGGCCGGGCGGAATTGTTCCTTATGTGattcattcaatatttt ctgTTTCCGAAAGAATACGAATTGATAAAGCAATAGCAGATTTTAACGAAAAAACATGTGTAAGGTGGATTCCATATGACAGCAGTATTCATACTCATTACGCCATTTTTCGGGATGAGGGCAGAGATGG GGGTTGCGCAGCGCATGTTGGACAAATTCCGGAAACTCCCAATGAAATAGATTTGCAAAGAGACGGATGTTTAGAT CATGGAACAATTTTACATGAAATGCTACATTGCGTTGGTGCTGTCCATGAAATGTCTCGACATGACCGAGACAATTATATGACTGTTGTTATGGAAAATATCGAAGAGGGACAGGATACAAACTTCGAATTATCTTATACAAAAGATATTTCTCCATTTGACCCAGCATCCGATTTAATGTATGGTATATAT TCATTCTCAACCAATGgagataaaataattaaattccaTGACTGGAGACAAGAGTTTCTTGCAGGAACTGGTACAGGTTTCAGTTTCTATGATATTGCGGATGTCACTGACGCTTATGGATGTACTG ATTGGTGTGACTCACCACCTACCTGTCAGCATGGAGgatttgttgataaaaattgtTCATGTGCTTGTCCTCCAGATTTAACTGGCACTGTTTGTCAACAACTTAAACAAAGTAATT TCAACTGCGGAGGTACTGTTAATATATCAGGCGGTAAAACATATTTCCTGACGTCACCAAATTACCCATCGAATTATGACCTCGATGTGCAGTGTGTATGGTTAATACAG GGAGATCCTGGCAACCACATAAGAGCAACTGTTACCGATATGGATATAAGCAATAACGACAATGCGTGTTATCACTGGATAGAAATGGTTTATGACCTCCTTGCCAACAAAGGTCCAAT GAGATGCGGTACTACGAACCATGAAGTATGGGATACATCTTTCGACGGAGAAATGAATACAATGATCATCAAATTTGACAGCCTTAAAGGAGGTGATAAGGCTGCTAGTCGGGGTTTCAATATAACATTAGAATCAA